Proteins from a single region of Poseidonibacter antarcticus:
- the zwf gene encoding glucose-6-phosphate dehydrogenase, translating to MNTNSNISDFILFGGHGDLAFRKLMPALYHLSKDKYISAETRIITISRRDIGTIEHIELVRNKLIEYIADFDEVFFNTFKNQLLIVNIDLNKKETFNNLKKVLDKYKNRDRINYLSTSPNFFAQICESLDYWKLISSNSRVVLEKPLGRDLKSFQDLNEKVLKYFKEDQIYRIDHYLGKDTVQNILALRFSNILFLPLWNSHHIDHVQITVAESVGVENRWDYYNEYGALRDMIQNHLMQLICLIAMEPPCSIEANSIRDEKVKVLRSFRKMNDTDIKEKTVRAQYIEGSSQGESVPGYIQNGLKQSDTETFVAIRVDIDNWRWNNVPFYIRSGKRMQKRNSEIVIQFKSIPHSIFGMDESSINANKLVITLQPNESIELKLMNKVPGLSDGMKLQQVDLELNSPHKKQRKSDAYERLILDVINGNATLFMRLDEVEEAWKWTDTILDAWKRDVSPMKKYTAGSYGPSAAIQIIAKDSRAWNDE from the coding sequence ATGAATACTAACAGCAATATATCTGATTTTATACTTTTTGGTGGACATGGAGATTTAGCATTTAGAAAACTAATGCCAGCACTATATCATTTAAGTAAAGATAAATATATAAGTGCTGAAACTAGAATTATAACTATTTCAAGAAGAGATATAGGTACAATAGAACATATTGAATTAGTAAGAAACAAACTTATTGAATATATTGCTGATTTTGATGAAGTATTTTTTAATACATTTAAGAATCAGCTTCTTATAGTAAATATAGATTTGAATAAAAAAGAAACATTTAATAATTTAAAAAAGGTTTTAGATAAATACAAGAACCGAGATAGAATAAACTATTTGTCTACAAGTCCAAACTTTTTTGCTCAAATTTGTGAATCATTGGACTATTGGAAACTAATAAGTTCTAATTCAAGAGTTGTATTAGAAAAACCTTTAGGAAGAGATTTAAAAAGTTTTCAAGACTTAAATGAAAAAGTTTTAAAATATTTTAAAGAAGATCAAATTTATAGAATAGATCACTATTTAGGTAAGGATACTGTACAAAATATCCTTGCTCTTAGATTCTCAAATATTTTATTCCTTCCTTTATGGAATTCACATCATATTGACCATGTACAAATTACAGTTGCCGAAAGTGTTGGCGTTGAAAATAGATGGGATTATTACAATGAATATGGTGCATTAAGAGATATGATTCAAAATCACCTAATGCAATTAATATGTTTAATTGCTATGGAACCACCTTGTTCTATTGAAGCCAATAGTATAAGAGATGAAAAGGTAAAAGTTCTACGATCTTTTAGAAAAATGAATGATACTGATATAAAAGAAAAAACTGTAAGAGCCCAATATATTGAAGGCTCTTCACAAGGAGAATCAGTTCCTGGTTATATTCAAAATGGTTTAAAACAAAGTGATACTGAAACATTTGTTGCAATTAGAGTTGATATTGATAATTGGAGATGGAATAATGTTCCTTTTTACATAAGAAGTGGAAAAAGAATGCAAAAAAGAAACTCTGAGATTGTAATTCAATTTAAATCTATTCCACACTCAATTTTTGGCATGGATGAAAGCTCAATAAATGCAAATAAATTAGTAATAACTTTACAACCCAATGAAAGTATAGAATTAAAACTTATGAATAAAGTACCTGGATTAAGTGATGGTATGAAACTTCAACAAGTTGATTTAGAATTAAACTCACCACATAAAAAACAAAGAAAATCCGATGCTTATGAAAGATTAATTTTAGATGTAATTAATGGAAATGCTACATTATTTATGAGATTAGATGAAGTTGAAGAAGCTTGGAAATGGACTGATACAATTTTGGATGCTTGGAAAAGAGACGTAAGTCCAATGAAAAAATATACAGCAGGAAGTTATGGACCAAGTGCAGCTATCCAAATCATAGCAAAAGATTCAAGAGCATGGAATGATGAATAA
- the pgl gene encoding 6-phosphogluconolactonase, translating into MMNNISFTNYESSRILVKNFVKEVSDILKDEITKKNSATLLVSGGSTPKLFFQELSKVEIQWGKVKIGLVDERWLLSSNKDSNAYLVKKHLLQNEAKNAKFIPLFIKDKECFSSDDLCSSIYEKEFLKCDILILGMGNDGHTASLFPQSKKLDEALDLNTTKFCISINPLTAPYDRMSLTLKSILNSKNIFLHIQKVEKLKVYKEALEKENKYPISKVLFNAKKIKVYYSHE; encoded by the coding sequence ATGATGAATAATATATCATTTACTAATTATGAGAGTTCAAGAATTTTAGTTAAAAATTTTGTAAAAGAAGTTTCAGATATATTAAAAGATGAAATCACTAAGAAAAATAGTGCAACACTTTTAGTATCAGGAGGAAGTACTCCTAAACTTTTTTTTCAAGAGTTATCTAAAGTAGAAATTCAATGGGGAAAAGTCAAAATAGGACTTGTTGATGAAAGATGGCTTTTATCATCAAATAAAGATAGTAATGCATATTTAGTAAAAAAGCATCTTCTACAAAATGAAGCAAAAAATGCAAAGTTTATACCTTTATTTATAAAAGATAAAGAGTGTTTTTCTTCTGATGATTTATGTTCTAGTATTTATGAAAAAGAGTTTTTAAAATGCGATATATTAATTTTAGGTATGGGAAATGATGGACATACTGCCTCACTTTTCCCTCAAAGTAAAAAATTAGATGAAGCTTTAGATTTAAATACAACTAAATTTTGTATCTCAATAAATCCACTTACTGCACCGTATGACAGAATGAGTTTAACATTAAAATCAATTTTAAACTCCAAAAATATTTTTTTACATATACAAAAAGTAGAAAAATTGAAAGTATATAAAGAGGCTTTAGAAAAAGAAAATAAATATCCTATTTCAAAAGTACTTTTTAATGCCAAAAAAATAAAGGTTTATTATAGTCATGAATAA
- the galU gene encoding UTP--glucose-1-phosphate uridylyltransferase GalU: protein MNQITKCLFPAAGYGTRFLPATKAMPKEMLPVLTKPLIQYGVEEAMEAGCDVMSIITGRGKRAITDHFDISYELEHQIQGSSKEKMLSDIRNIIDKCTFTYTRQNEMKGLGDAIYKGKVLVGDNNPFAVILADDLCVNPEGDGVLKQMVKLYEKYKCCIVACMEVPKEDVHKYGVIEGKPMENGVHIVSNMVEKPDNDKAPSNLAVIGRYILTPQIFEVISKTKPGKNGELQITDALCTQAKDEMVLAYKFEGKRFDCGSVDGFVEATNYFYELENKK from the coding sequence ATGAATCAAATTACAAAGTGTCTATTTCCAGCAGCAGGTTATGGTACAAGATTTTTACCAGCAACAAAAGCAATGCCAAAAGAAATGTTACCAGTTCTTACTAAACCACTTATTCAATATGGTGTAGAAGAAGCAATGGAAGCTGGCTGTGATGTTATGTCTATTATTACAGGTCGTGGGAAAAGAGCTATAACAGATCATTTTGATATTTCATATGAACTTGAGCATCAAATACAAGGAAGTTCTAAAGAAAAAATGTTATCTGATATTAGAAATATTATTGATAAATGTACTTTTACATATACTAGACAAAATGAGATGAAAGGTTTAGGAGATGCTATATATAAAGGTAAAGTTTTAGTAGGAGATAATAATCCTTTTGCAGTAATACTAGCAGATGATTTATGTGTAAATCCAGAAGGAGATGGTGTATTAAAGCAAATGGTTAAACTTTATGAAAAATATAAGTGTTGTATCGTTGCTTGTATGGAAGTACCAAAAGAAGATGTACATAAATATGGAGTTATTGAAGGAAAACCTATGGAAAATGGTGTTCATATTGTTTCAAACATGGTTGAGAAACCTGATAATGATAAAGCTCCATCAAATCTTGCAGTTATTGGAAGATATATCTTAACTCCTCAAATCTTTGAAGTTATAAGTAAAACAAAACCTGGGAAAAATGGAGAATTACAAATTACTGATGCTCTTTGTACTCAAGCCAAAGATGAAATGGTTTTAGCTTATAAATTTGAAGGTAAAAGATTTGATTGTGGTTCAGTAGATGGTTTTGTTGAAGCAACTAACTATTTTTATGAGTTAGAGAATAAGAAGTAA